One genomic segment of Gammaproteobacteria bacterium includes these proteins:
- a CDS encoding pyruvate dehydrogenase E2 component (dihydrolipoamide acetyltransferase) codes for MKKEVFLPDIGNFKDVDVIEVLVAPGDRVERESGLLVLESDKATMEVPSPDEGVIAMVKVKVGDKVSRGGLLLAMEVADTDDGINPQPELVPKTTPVPENSSVAPKLEPHPPPATPNRETTPQVVHASPSIRRYARELGVDLGQVRGSGIKGRITQDDVRNHVKTVLTTATVATASTFHGETRIGIRWPDLPVVDFAAFGPVKIQPLSRIQRLSGPNVHRNAVTIPHVTQFDEADITELESFRHAVQSGNFPSDEAGPRLTLLAFLMKGTVAALRRYPQFNSSLDESGENLILKDYFHIGVAVDTSHGLVVPVIREVDRKGLRDLATELATMSEKARARKLLPDDLQGGCFTLSSLGSIGGGHFTPIINGPEVAILGIGRATTKPLWRDNAFIPRLMLPLSLSYDHRVIDGAAGVRFIIYLAQLLQDIRQLLL; via the coding sequence ATGAAGAAAGAGGTATTCTTGCCCGATATTGGAAATTTCAAGGATGTGGATGTCATTGAAGTATTAGTAGCCCCAGGTGATCGAGTTGAACGCGAAAGTGGTTTGCTTGTCCTGGAAAGTGACAAAGCAACCATGGAAGTTCCCTCACCTGACGAGGGCGTCATTGCCATGGTCAAGGTCAAGGTGGGTGACAAAGTATCTAGAGGTGGCTTGTTGCTCGCAATGGAGGTAGCGGATACCGATGACGGGATAAATCCTCAACCCGAACTTGTGCCCAAGACTACTCCTGTGCCCGAGAATTCATCTGTAGCACCGAAACTCGAACCTCATCCACCACCTGCCACCCCCAACCGCGAAACTACGCCGCAGGTGGTTCACGCCAGCCCGTCGATACGTCGATATGCCCGCGAGTTGGGAGTTGATTTGGGTCAAGTACGAGGATCTGGCATCAAGGGTCGCATTACCCAGGATGACGTGCGTAATCATGTTAAAACCGTGTTGACTACTGCGACGGTAGCCACAGCGAGCACGTTTCATGGAGAAACAAGGATTGGAATCCGCTGGCCCGATCTACCAGTGGTCGATTTTGCTGCTTTTGGTCCGGTTAAAATCCAGCCTCTGTCGCGCATTCAGCGGCTTTCAGGCCCTAATGTACACCGTAACGCCGTGACCATTCCCCATGTTACTCAATTCGACGAAGCAGACATCACTGAGCTAGAGTCCTTTCGCCACGCAGTCCAGTCTGGAAATTTTCCTTCCGATGAGGCCGGGCCACGTCTGACCTTGCTTGCCTTTCTGATGAAAGGAACCGTCGCTGCCCTGCGTCGTTACCCACAATTTAATTCTTCTCTTGATGAAAGTGGTGAAAATCTCATCCTCAAGGATTATTTTCATATTGGCGTGGCGGTTGATACTTCACATGGGCTAGTGGTACCCGTGATTAGAGAAGTAGACCGCAAGGGTCTCCGGGATTTAGCGACAGAACTGGCTACGATGAGCGAAAAAGCCCGTGCGCGAAAACTCCTGCCTGACGACCTCCAAGGTGGCTGTTTTACCCTTTCTAGTTTGGGCAGTATTGGTGGTGGTCATTTCACTCCAATCATCAATGGTCCCGAAGTGGCGATCCTGGGAATTGGTCGCGCTACGACCAAACCTCTTTGGCGTGACAACGCCTTCATTCCCCGGCTGATGCTGCCACTGTCCCTGTCCTACGATCATCGTGTCATTGACGGAGCGGCCGGGGTACGGTTCATCATCTATTTGGCGCAACTCCTGCAAGATATTCGTCAATTGCTACTTTGA
- a CDS encoding conserved hypothetical protein (Evidence 4 : Unknown function but conserved in other organisms), whose product MLTQEITISMSYYLFKVRQDKSSASLLEGFEKFSEASARAKILRRDLQAAENVFIKLVHATDPLEGERFILEKRQPSSPVEEWEA is encoded by the coding sequence ATGCTAACTCAGGAAATAACTATATCAATGTCATATTATCTTTTCAAAGTGCGACAGGATAAATCCTCGGCGAGTCTGCTTGAGGGTTTCGAGAAATTTTCAGAGGCATCCGCTCGCGCGAAAATATTGCGCCGCGATTTGCAGGCGGCGGAAAACGTTTTCATCAAGCTCGTCCACGCTACCGATCCCCTGGAAGGAGAACGGTTCATTCTGGAAAAACGACAGCCTAGCTCGCCAGTTGAGGAGTGGGAAGCATGA